From the genome of Alcanivorax sp.:
AGGGCGCGGTGGCCAGCAGGGTGTCAATGCGCAGGCCGCGGCGCGGATCCCGTTCGAACCCTTTGGAGCGGTAGTCAAACCAAGAAAAAACATCATCGGTGTCCGGGTTCTGATGGCGGAATGTGTCCGTCAGGCCCCAGCCAGTCAGGCGTTCCCACCACTCACGTTCCTCCGGCAGAAAGCTGGTCTTGCCTTCACGCAGCCAGCGTTTGCGGTTGGCCTCGCCGATACCGATGTCCAGGTCCGTGGAAGAGATGTTGAAGTCGCCCATGACCACCACTTGCTGATCCGGTTGGTGGGCCTGTTCCAGATAGCTCTGAAGGTCCTCGTAGAACTTTTTCTTGGCTGGAAACTTGGTGGGGTGCTCACGGTTTTCACCTTGGGGGAAATAACCGTTGAGTACGGTGGTCGTGGACCCGTCCTTGTGACGCAAGGTACCCATGATCATGCGCCGCTGGGCCTCCTCGTCATCGCCGGGGAAACCACAGGTCACCGATTCCAGTGGCTCCCGGGTAATAAGGGCCACGCCGTAGTGGCCTTTCTGGCCATGGTAATAGGGGTGGTAGCCCATATCGCGAACCGCCTGTTCGGGAAACTCCGGGTCATGGACCTTGGTTTCCTGAAGGCCGATCAGGGCCGGTTGGTACTTGTCGATTACGGCCTGCAACTGGTGCAGACGCGCGCGAATTCCGTTGATGTTGAAAGAAATCAGGGTCATGGCGCCTCCTTGGTGAACGCATTGTACACGAACCCTTGTCCGTGACAGGCCCGCATCTGGCGTTATCAGACATGGTATGGGGTGAATGGACTTGGCTATCATGTTTCCTTTGCTTGCTGCTATGTTCGGGAGAGACCATGTCTGCAGTACCTGAAGAGAAACCGGTTCTGGCCTTTGCCCATGCCAATGGCATTCCCGGCCACAGCTACGACACCTTTCTGGCGCCCTTCGAAGCACGCTATCAGTTATATGTGGTGGACCGGATTGGCCATGACCCGGCCTATCCGGTGGATGCACAGTGGCGCAGCCTGAGCCAGGAGCTGGAAGCACAACTGGCACCCTTGCCCAAACCCATTGTCGGTGTCGGCCACTCACTGGGATCGGTGCTGATGTATCTGGTCGCTCAGCGGCACCCTGACTGGTTCTCCGCCCTGGTCATGCTTGATCCGCCCATGATGAACGGTGTGCATGGTTTCATGATCAACGTGGCCAAGATGATGGGGCAGATCGACAAGGTCACCCCCGCAGGAAAAAGCAGCGGCAGGCTGGATTACTGGCCCGACTGGGAGGCGGTGGAGAGTTATTTTGGCTCCCGTGGGTTGTTCCGTGCCTTCGATCCGCGTTGTCTGAAAGATTACCTCAAGGCCGGACTGGAGCCCTGGCAGGATGGCTGGCGGTTGCGGTTCCGGCCTGAAACGGAAGTGGCTATTTTCCGTGAAACGCCCACTGCCGCTACGGGCATGCCCCGATTGAATGTTCCGGCGGCGGTGGTTACCGGGAAGCATTCTCCGTCGCCTTTTCTGCACAGCGCACGACGAATCGCACGGCGTCATCACATGATTCATCGTATCGCCGAGGGCAGTCATATGTATCCGCTGGAGAAGCCGGAAGAAACCCGCGCACTGTGTGATGAACTGCTTGAGCTACTTCTCGCGGACGGGGGGCGCGGATGAAGCCCACAGAAATCCAGTTTCAGGTGTATGGGCAAACCCTGGCTGCACTGCGCTGGGAAGGAGAGGGTGAGCCCATCCTGGCTCTTCACGGCTGGCTGGATAATGCGGCCTCCTTTTTGCCTCTGGCCGAGCATCTGGGCAGACCGCTGGTGGCGCTGGATTTTTCCGGCCATGGCCACTCGGAGCATCGCCCGGATGAGGCCGCCACACACCTGGTTGATCATGTCCGGGACGTCAGGGCGGTGGCTGACCAGCTGGGCTGGGGGCGATTCACATTGATGGGGCATTCCATGGGGGCAGGGGTGGCTTGTCTTTTCTCGGCGGCGTGCCCGGAATATGTGTCACGTCTGGTACTTATCGAGGGACTGGGCCCGCCCACCACCCAGCCGGAAGAGGTGGCCTCCACATTACGCAAGGCCCTGGATGACATGAATGCCCACGCCAGCAAGCGTAAACCGGTGTATGCCGACATTGCCGATGCTATTGAAGCCCGAACCCGTGGCTTTGGCGGCTTGAGTCATGAAGCGTCTGCGTTACTGGTGGAGCGGGGGGTGGTGCCGGTATCCGGTGGCTGGACCTGGCGCTCCGACAGCCGGCTCAGACTCACCTCTTCATTGCGCCTCACGGAGCAGCAGGTAGAGGGGTTCCTCCGCGCCATTGAGGCGCCGGTCTGCCTGGTTATGGGGGGGCAGGGGATGGGTGGCAGCGGCATGTTCGAGCACCGACTGGAATGGCTTAACCGTGTGGAGGTGGTGCGGTTACCCGGACGTCACCATTTGCATATGGAGTCGCCGGCGGACGTTGCCAGCAGCATCCATCGATTTCTTTGCGCTGAACCCCCTCTCTGATACCGCCGGTCCGGGGCACGACTGGTTCACTGACCAAAAGCATCAGCCCAATGGTTGGCAAAGTGCAAAGTGTCATGGTGCAGCGTGGTGGCTCCTCGCTAAGCTGAATTGGAAATGACATCGAGGAGCTTCAAAGATGAAAGTGGTAGAGGCGGCATCACTGGCCGAGTACGTTGGCAAGGAACTGGGTGCATCGGAATGGTTTGAAATTGACCAGGACCGAATCAACGCGTTTGCCGATGCCACTCTGGATCATCAGTTCATCCACGTGGATCCAGAGCAGGCCAAGAATACCCCGTTTGGATCCACCATTGCCCACGGTTATCTGACCCTGTCACTGTTGCCTTACCTGCAGAGCACCATTGATGGCTTCCTGCAGCCCAAGGGCATGAAAATGGCCATGAACTACGGCTTCGACAAGTTGCGCTTCATGGCGCCAGTGAAGGTGGGCAAGCGGGTACGTGCAGTGGCCACCCTGATGGAAGCGACTGAAAAGCGTGAAGGCCAGTGGCTGCTCAAGTTCGGTTTCAATGTGGAGATTGAAGGTGAAGAGAAGCCGGCACTGGCTGCCGAATGGCTGCTCATGTACTTCATCTGAATTCACTCTCTTCCTCTCCTGGTCAGGCCCGTGATGTGTGCATTGCGGGCCTGATTTTTTTTATGCCGCTCCGCCGCCGCATCAGGCTTCTACAAGCGAGATTGAGCTTTATCTTCGGCTTGCCGATGCCCGATATTGTCGCCAATCCCTCCCTCAGATTCTGCAGAAACACCCATGATTTCTGTCTGCAAGCGCTCAAAGTTTAGCCGGTTTGTTAATATATGTAGCCAAGCGGCTGATTTAAAAGAAGTTAATTTCCCATAATGCCCGCTGGGCAGGCTGGTAAATCTGCGTCGATAATCGTAATGTAAGCCTAACGTCTTAGTGCTGGTGACATGGGTGACCGGCGGGCTAATCAGGAACGATCATGTGGCACCGTACCCGACAGTGGTTACGTCGTGTGGTGGATAACCGCTCGGCGATTCGACGCGATCTGAGGCTGGGGCTGTCCCACGCTGCAGATTTGCCTCGCCTGTTCCTGCCACTGGGCGAAGAGCCCGGAGCCCGTTCGGAATTGTCCCTGTCCTCCTATTCCAGTACCAGTGATGCCCTGGTGTCATTGCTGCAACTGATCGTGCCAGCCACGCGGGAGTCTATTAGCCAGGGCTCTCTGGTTTGCCACCCGCCACGATCTGCAGGCCCCAGGGAAAACGTGCGCTGGTTTTTCATCAATGGGATGGGGACCGCCCCTGCTGTGGCGCTGCTGAATGCCAGCGAAATTGCACGCCATTTCCAGCGGCCGGTTACCTTGATTCATACGCCGAC
Proteins encoded in this window:
- a CDS encoding alpha/beta hydrolase; translated protein: MSAVPEEKPVLAFAHANGIPGHSYDTFLAPFEARYQLYVVDRIGHDPAYPVDAQWRSLSQELEAQLAPLPKPIVGVGHSLGSVLMYLVAQRHPDWFSALVMLDPPMMNGVHGFMINVAKMMGQIDKVTPAGKSSGRLDYWPDWEAVESYFGSRGLFRAFDPRCLKDYLKAGLEPWQDGWRLRFRPETEVAIFRETPTAATGMPRLNVPAAVVTGKHSPSPFLHSARRIARRHHMIHRIAEGSHMYPLEKPEETRALCDELLELLLADGGRG
- the xthA gene encoding exodeoxyribonuclease III, which encodes MTLISFNINGIRARLHQLQAVIDKYQPALIGLQETKVHDPEFPEQAVRDMGYHPYYHGQKGHYGVALITREPLESVTCGFPGDDEEAQRRMIMGTLRHKDGSTTTVLNGYFPQGENREHPTKFPAKKKFYEDLQSYLEQAHQPDQQVVVMGDFNISSTDLDIGIGEANRKRWLREGKTSFLPEEREWWERLTGWGLTDTFRHQNPDTDDVFSWFDYRSKGFERDPRRGLRIDTLLATAPLMEKLDQTGVDYELRAMEKPSDHCPVWARFKV
- a CDS encoding MaoC family dehydratase yields the protein MKVVEAASLAEYVGKELGASEWFEIDQDRINAFADATLDHQFIHVDPEQAKNTPFGSTIAHGYLTLSLLPYLQSTIDGFLQPKGMKMAMNYGFDKLRFMAPVKVGKRVRAVATLMEATEKREGQWLLKFGFNVEIEGEEKPALAAEWLLMYFI
- a CDS encoding alpha/beta hydrolase → MKPTEIQFQVYGQTLAALRWEGEGEPILALHGWLDNAASFLPLAEHLGRPLVALDFSGHGHSEHRPDEAATHLVDHVRDVRAVADQLGWGRFTLMGHSMGAGVACLFSAACPEYVSRLVLIEGLGPPTTQPEEVASTLRKALDDMNAHASKRKPVYADIADAIEARTRGFGGLSHEASALLVERGVVPVSGGWTWRSDSRLRLTSSLRLTEQQVEGFLRAIEAPVCLVMGGQGMGGSGMFEHRLEWLNRVEVVRLPGRHHLHMESPADVASSIHRFLCAEPPL